Part of the Besnoitia besnoiti strain Bb-Ger1 chromosome Unknown contig00015, whole genome shotgun sequence genome is shown below.
TAGGTAGATATCTACTTGAAGACAGACACCAACGGgggaagaggcgcggcgcgtgcgcagctttAAGCGCTCAGACAGGTCTACGCACATGCCGAGCGAGCGTCAAAAACTGGAAATCCGCTGAACTTCTCAGCTGGCTCAAGCCACGCGACTACGCAACTCCCCACCGGGCATGCATATAGATCTATACGGCCAAAATAAGACTGTTTACGAATAAATGCGCAAACGCCTAGGATTGAGCGCGCCCCCCGAGAGAAATAATCGAAACCCCGAGAcctcagcgcctcctcctctttctctcccgccGTGCCGGCTTCGTCCTCActtgcgcgcgcgtgtcccAGACGATGATGCTGCCGGAGTACGTTCCCCCGAGTATGACCGACGGCTGGAAGCGATTGAAAATTGCCGTGCACGCTTGCGACTGAAGCACATAACGCAGCAGTCGCGCAtgcgagaaaaaggaaaaccGCGTGAGCGCCGCGAAACAACGCTGACGTCGCAGCAGAATCACGCGAccgcgaagcagcggctcgcgtcTGTCGTCCTTCTCGGCTGCTCCTCTCCAGCTCTACACGatcggcgcatgcgcgcactTCACAACCCGTGCGACGTGAACatccacgcgcagcaggcgggaTCCCTACACTCGAGGAAGTGAAGACTTGCAACAAGCTCTCTCCACCTATTTGTAGCTATGCACGCATctatagatagatagatataaatagatagatagatatagatagatagatatagatagatagatagatatagatatagatagatagatatagatagtTAGATACATGCGTACATATGTGCATACATACAagcatatgtgtatgtatatagatGTGCAAACAACGTGAATTTTTATATGAGTCTCTACAGCCTCCCGCGTGCGGCTTGTCCCTCGACAGATacagcgcgtcggcgcccacTCAGGGGCAAGAAACCTTTGTTTTCTCACAGCGTCACGGGATTTGAACTTGCGGCGTTACCTGGCAGGTGAAGGTGTATTCCGGCCTCTGGTTCATGTTCAAACTCCACAGCAGCACgcagccgcccgcgtcgtcgccgccgaacTCTGGCGCGCCGTAGGACGCGAGGAAGACCTCGGCAAAGTGCGGCGAGGCCCGCAAATCCAACACTGGGCGCTCCGGGGTCAGATTCGGCACGCTGTacgccgccacgcgctgaATCTTCTCGTCAGAGCTGGAGAAAAACGCGCATGGAAGGGGGAAGAGGAGTCACGCTCTCGGAGCTTTCCCCTCTGCCGActcgctcgcctgcctctccgtcgccctcgcgacGATGTGCACACTTCAGGCTGGCGGGTGACCCAGGAAGACGGAAGGAGGATTTAGGTGATGCAGAGAAAGGCATCCTCAAAAAATGGAGAGCTAAACTAGACTAGACAGGTGAGAAGCGACCGATCCTGAGGCGCAGGAATGGAGGCAGCATGCAGAAGGGCCAACaaagcagagggagagaaggcaccgaccgaaagaagcagttcGAAACGCGGCAGACACCAGCGCAGGAAGAGCTGGAGCGCGCCTTCAACGCAtgaggagacagcagagagaggcctgcGATACATAAAGATATCTTAGACGACTGTGTAGTAGCGGTTGAACATCAAGCAGGCGTGCGAATTCCGAGTTTTCCATGAAACACGACCTACGCGTCGCTCGTTCTCTGCACGCCGGAATAATCCACGAAGGGGTCGCCAGAAAGTTCTTCCTGGCCTAGCAGTCTCTCGACCTGGCAGGAGAAAATGAGAAACAAACGCGTTTTACAGAAGTCGATCGACATCCGTATCGCTTAcgagacgccagcgaggccCGCAGCTGTCCCGACGCTTAGACGAGGAGACCGAACGCTATCTCGCTGCCACTGAGTCTCTCGTTGACGCCACAGAGGGCGCCACCGAGCGACGCAAGGCCTCTGCTCACcaagaaacagaaaaatacgacgaggcggaagaaaatACCACACAAGCACACAGAGACAAGCATGAGACGAAATGCGCAAGGTGTCAAGAGGCGGATGGGGGCAAAGGGAAAGGACAGAGGAGCAAAAATCGACGCCAACAGAGCGAAGTGGAACGAGACGAAAGCGAGCAAAAACACGCGTTTTAGCTCCCTCCCCTGTCCGCTGACCACTTTCGTCGTCCGCTCAAAGAACTTTTCAAACTCCGGACTCTGCAGaattctcttcttctcctcctcagAAACCGTCTCTGCAGCATAAACAGCAGAACTACCCGCTCTACAGGGTGCACGTCTGAATCAGGAGAACCCGAGGGCAGAGGCGCCCTCTACCTCACAAGTAGAAATGCGCAGCGAAAGAGCAGACAGTGTGTCAAAGCACGACCCTATACATATCGCCGTTGACAGCCGTCGACGCACGGAGGCATGGAAACCTGCACCGACCCACGAGACGGAAAAAGACACAATACAGACACGAGTTAGCAATATACCCGTACGCATACATATGCGTACGGGTATATTGCTAACTCGTGTCTATAAAAATATGCCCAGTGTTGCCAATACATGTAggtgatatatatatatatatatatatatatatatatatggcaGTAAACACGATCGCGAAACAGATGATAAACAGATTGacacatagatagatagagatagatagatagatatagatagatagatatagatatagatatatagatatagatatatagatatagatatatagatatagatagatacatagacagatatatataaatgGATGCAAATATAGATATGGATGAGCGCGTATGTGCACAGAGGAAAATAGGCCAAcaacgcgcagagaggcttTAAGAGTTAGACCGCTGCAGTTATCCTCActcgcgacgacggcaggagactcttcctccttcttctctttctccttcgcAGCGGCGGTTTCTGGTTCCTTGGTGGCCTGCATCCCTGCGTCATGTGCAACTTCATCTGCCTGCGAAAAAGAtcgagaaaaaacagaaaaatgCGCCGCATGCGAGACACACCCGCGCACGAATACCTTCAGGCTccctgccgcggctgagCCTCACACGACGACGGCAAGTGTTCCGCGCTCTCGTTGACACCAGATTGCTGGCATGTGTCGTTCTCACGTATAGCTAGCTACACAGCGAGAAACGCAAATTTTTTTTACGTCCGCATCCAGGCTCTCCAACGAAGCCTGGAAGGCACAAcccatacatatacatatatatatatatatatatatatggtgaACATACGTGCGAACACATATCTATGCAAAAGtgatataaatatataatGTATATGCGACATATGTGGAGTCGAGCGGAGCACTTGAGCGTAATCCAGTGGCATGCCCGAGAAGCGGACCCGGGTTCGAGGCCTGCTGCCACTCCTCTACGGCAGTGAAACGGAACGCGAAAGATGAAAGCCCACGCTTTTCTGAAGTCGTGAGGCTTCTAGTTGTGACGCTATCAGGTATTCTGTGATACTGTGAGCGTTTATTTGTGAACCCATGAAGAAGTTTTGTAAAATTTCGAGCTTGGATTTCATTTTCTACGTACCTCTTTCCCTTCTGCTGTTGGTTGCTCCTTGTCGTCCTCAATCACAATCTCCGCTTGCACGGACTTCTCAAATGTCTCCACGGTCTGAAAAAAATAAAAAACCAAAAAACAGCGAACACgctcgcgacggcgaaggctaAACCTGGAAAGCATGATGCAGCCGCTAAAAAAgcaggaagcagacgaggaaaTGCGACCACAACACGATAGGAGAAATCACCACGACAGCCACTTACAGGGACCCTTGAGAAGGATGTGACGGGGGCGacaagagagacagggagacAGTCTGCGCCAGATGCGAccgcccccgcctccgcgtgtctTGTGCCTCTGCATGAAGCAAACGAGGCGCCTGTGCCGATTCTTTGCCGGCGGCAGTGGAGACTCTGAGCGTCTTTCCGCCACGTACCTTCGCCTTTATCGTCGTCTCGACGTTCTGTGCGCGCTGAACTTTGAAGGCGACGCTCGTCCTGCAGAAGCGCACAGCACACACGCGAGGCCTTAAAATCACTCAAATACTAGCAAACACACCTTCCAAGCAGAAATATACAAAGAAACTCTTGGAAAGAGTATGGAACGGTTCATCGCGCCTTCGACACACGCACTTATGCTGTCGTCGAGTAGAGGCGACTCACCAAATGTTACCGCGATACGTGCGCAGAGGCAAAACACTTTGTAAACGAGCGCATTTTTCATCATatggagaggaagaaggaagtCCACGGATGCGGCCGCCAGTGAGAGCCGACGCCGGCAGCTGTACGTATTCTTCGCGGAGAGAGTGCAGAGCTCCGCAGTGCGTTCCCGCGTGACAAGCTCAACAAAGAAACGTGATTTTTTTGTCCAACAGAAGAGTTCCTCGGTAGGCAACTGACTTacccttctcgctcgccgcgcgcgccgacagcCGGCCGGTGCTTCTTCGCCaccagcgcggcggctcgccctccCGCAGCAGTCTTTGTCCCTGGCGCCCCGGCTTTATCAcctccgaccgcggtcgcagaggcggctgtcgctgcggGCTTAGGCAGGTTTTGCAAGCTGCTCATCACTTCGCCCATCAGCGACGCTACGTTCTGGGAAAAACAAGCCACAAATGCCGTGAAGGAGGCAGAGTAAAAAAGACACGAAACAACTGGAAAAGGAAGGGGCGAACATGAAAGGGAGTCCACGAGACAATGAAAAGGCGAGAGGACGAATCGACGAGAAAAGCGTAGGCTGAGGCACGATTGCCTCCACGAGAAACGGAGAAGGCATAGGGGCAGCGCTCAATAAAGGCGAGGCAACGGCAAAAAACAAACGATAATCAAGCACGAGAATGGAGGAAGCAACagtgagagagaaaagaaaacaccGAAAAATCCGCGCTAATTTTCTTCGTCATCATGTCCATGCACAGAGAACGGCTCAACGCGCCTGTGAGAGTGGGACAATTCAGAGTTGCTTTCACTGGCACGAGGACTCTACGGTGTACGAAAGTCCAGTGGATAGGTATATTCGTCCTATgaatatacatgtatatattcaATACATACAGACGAATATGTGGGATAAAGAGGCCGCCACAGCAGATACATGGCTTCAGCGTACACCGATggcaaggcgaagaaagTGGAGAGACCCGTGTGATTGAAGACGCAGACGTACATCAGATATACATGAATAAAGATTGATGAACCGCGCCGGAAGGCAAGAGCACGCATATCCGTCTTAACATGTCGTGGACCTCACAAAGTGGCTGCCACGAACCAGAAATACCAAAGATGGTCAttgaaaagcacaagagaagtTATCCGGTAAACAAggaccttcaagatctaaaccatTAGTCCAACTCGTGCATGAAGGCATGTATATAAAGGctagcatatatatatatatatatatatatatatatatatacgtatatacgAGTAGGGGACTGCGTGTGGTGTACCTTGCCAACCTCGCTCGAGCCCATGAAGTCACCAGCCAGGCCGCTCGCGGCATTTTGTTCCTgctggaggagaaggagTTTCTGTCTTTTCGCCTCCAGTTCTCGCTGGCGATCCGCGAGCCTCTGCCGAAGCAGCTCTCGCTGTTGGTCTTGCAGCACCGTGGCATCAtcgcccgcgacggccgGGGCCGCCGCACCGAGATCCTCTGCAGCCGACATGAGGAAGGTTAGGTGGAAACGGAGGAAAAGACGGCGAAAAGGAAAaacaggcagcggcgggctgggaggggcggaggacgaagagccACAGACCGCAGGGAGAAGGCAAGGTagaagaggcgaaaaaaaagcgGAAAGAAAGTACAGCAGAAATGGGTCGACTACGAAACGGGCAAGCGAGGTGCTGGTGTGGCAGGAAAGAGAGATtagagaggcaggcgcgaaagaaggaagctggcgtgacgcagagaagaagagacaatGTTCCCGAAGAAGGAAACTGGAGATGCGGGAAGAAACGGCTACCGAGTTACGGGCAGATTAAGAGAAAAAGTCAAGACTTACAAACGGAAAATGTACGCGGATGCAGATTTTCTGTACGAGGCAAGCGCGGGGCGGATACTGAGAAAGGGCAAGAAACGACGTGAACACATACCTCGAAGAGAGCCCACCGCGCACCCCGCTCTCCCGGCGAGCGTACGCCGACAGGAGATTGAAGTGAACTAGCAGGGCTTGACGacagcaggcggagacgcacacacagcACCGAACGAAGCTGTGATTGTCTTCCCTGCTGTGTAAATACACCCGAGCCGGCGCGACAGCCggccgccgtctcttctctcaggtgtacatacaccccaGTATTGGACGAAACGCAAAGGGTTTCGACTCCCCTTCGCCCCGATGCACACTCGAAAATGGAATCAGAGTTGACTCTTTCCGTTGATCCCCGAGTTTTAGACTACCGTTAGGAGCACACAGCCGagccagcgacagcagcgtctcctcgggcGTCCAAATGAGACGGTGAGACCGGCATGGAAGCTGTTAGCTGACGAGAAGGCTGGGAAAGCAAATCGGAGTCTCCTTTTCAGTAATTCTCCTCCCAAGTTCGAGGATTTTCGTTGTCCCAGTGGAAGAAAAGATTCAAACACGCAGTATTGGGGGCCGGGAGATATGCGatccgcctgcgagcgcatgcgcccTGGAAAGCGAAGGATACGATTCTCGTTTTCGCGCTTTGCTCGACAACGCGAGGAAACCACGTGATAAAATTCAACGAAAGAGTTCTCGACTATTTCACCGTTCCTGTGTGGCAAACACaaggggagaagaaagaggttGCAACTGCGCTAGCCCAtacggcgaagcagagcgactcgacagcaCGTCGCACCGCGATAAAACTCTATCTTTCTTTGCTGGCAAAGAGCCTTCTGCTGTTTGAGGCTTCAAAGAAAGAGACAATACGGCTTTTAGATGGTACCCTACACGGGCTTACCTAATTCGCGAGCGGTTTGTGCATCCAGTGCACGCCGACTGGAgccagccgcagcgacgcctgcgctACACGGGAGCGCGCGTGAGAACTGGAGGCGAAGTCGGTGTACCACGGGTACATGTGCAGGTTTTCCGCGATGATTGCTTCTTCGTTGCGAACGCCAATTGAAGTGCAGGCGCAGATGCTTCCTCTTAGACGCGACGGGAACAAGAGCTAACGCACTGAGTTGCTTCCTGGCTCCGCGCCCCTGTCTCCAGTCCTACAGATAAACGAACTCGCTCAAAGCATCTGACTGCCGGCCCCCGTCGAGCTGGTCGCTCGATCCGGGACGTTCAGCGTACAGACTGCTGCGATGGCGTCTGTTGTGCACCAGGAGCTTCTGCTCGTCTGAGGTAGCGCGGCGGCAAGATCCGCCTTTTCTGCATACCGTACCGCTCGCGTTTCTtgcctcgccgcagggcctcgcggcgccgccctccctccGGAGCAGGCTACTGGCGGTTGTGCGACAGCCGTGCCGCGTAATAGACTCCCTGTCTGCTCTCCGGTCTCATACACTCAGGCATTCGTACGCCATTAGCCTTGGAAGTCACTTTTCCTGCGTGCACACTCATGCCACGCAGCACCCAGCGTGCCGGGAGCGAGCCGTGCACTTCCATCTGCGTCAGCTTCTCTGGCGGTGCAAGCGGTGTACGCAAGGCTCGGCAAGCCGTCGCACACCGGAACGCAGATATGTGAATACTTGCGACCTATGCGCTCCGGCTTCCCTGTGTGGCAGCCTGTGCGAGGAGGGCCGGTTGCCCGTCTGCCCCACGAAGGACGCGGATGAAGCCGGGCATCGGGAAGCGCTGTTTCCTCATTGTTTCGAGTCGATGTGTGAGTCAGGTGTATGAACAACGCTCAATCCTCAAAGAGCCGCTAGGGGTCGGTAGGGAGCCatcgaggcgacgcgggcgctggcgccggcgccggcgctgcttctcgaAGTGACAGCGTATCCGTGTGCAAAGCTTtgcacacatacacacactgTAGTGCGCACGAAGTTATCAACTTAAGCAGCGAACGGGCGGAAGCCGTCTGAGTCAGCATCTAGAGCAACACGGAGTCGCCTCgggtcgccgctcgcctggcTCCACTGAGGCGCGCCTGGTCGCCTTATCAACGAAGACTGCGTCAACCTTTTCAGCGACTCCCGGCAGTAGCGTGCCATTGTGACGAATGTGTCTGACAACTTGCGTTAGTCCGGATTCGTGAGTTTTTGGAGTTGAGAGGGGGCTGAACTCTGGGAAGCGGAACGGGAATAAAGCGGACAGGTGTGCCTTTCCGCCTCTCTACCCGTGCACGCAGTCTTTTCGAAAGAGACAACTCAGGCGGCAAGAGAGCCAGCGCTGTTCAGGTTTTCACTCGCAGGCAGGGGGTTGTCGGTCGAAAGCACATCACCATCTCAGCGCATGAGAAGGCAACGAACaagaaagacgaagaaagcgagaaagGTCTCCGTCCCGCGCTCTTCGTCGCTTGCCCTGCTCATCTCGGTTTTCTTTTCCTGTTTTGCGGAAGTCGTccacgaagaaaaagaagcttCAGCGTCCCTCGCGCCACTGTCTTGACGCGAAGCGGCCGACACAGACAGACGCTTTTCTCACCGGAGAGCGCGGCGTATGTACACCTCATTTCTTCGCTCGCGAttttctttctccctcttGTGAAGAGAAGGGAGGACACCAGAACCAGTCAAAAAGGGCTCTGCGGGTCTTTCTCCCCTCGGCACTTTTTGCCGGCGTAGTGACGTCTGGTCCGTTCCCGATTTTTCACCTCGAGCTGAgcgctcttcgtcgtccgTATACCCTTCGTCCATTCTCCTatctttctctgcttcctttcTACATTTGTGCTCGGTTTCTTACCCACTTTGTGGCATGCTTCTTAGCGGGAGCCGCCAGACAAGCCAGCGTCTGTCTTCCCGCCGTCGAACCGCCACCTCCGGCAATCGTTTCTGTGCCTTCTTGTCGCCGCCAATTACTCTCGCTTTTCTTCAATTCCGCGCGTTTTCTCATTCCTCCTTCTCGTTTCAACGGTTTAAAAAAGGCGGGGGAGTCTGCCCTTCGACTTTCCCCgtttctcgcgccgcctccttcgtgTTTCACCTGCAGGCTagacttcttcctcttcgcgcgctcaGGTCTCTCCTCCTGTCCTTTTGTCTGTCACCATGTCcaacgagaagaaaaacgaggcTGAGGCCGggcagcctgcagcggcggaagccaCTGAGGCGCCTAAGGGCGacaagaagaaggacgacAAGCGGCGGAACTCCATGGACGATGAGGAACCGAAGAAGACGATTCCTCTCGATGACGCAGACATCAACATCCTTAAGTCCTACGTAAGACACAGAGCAAGCGGAGAAGCGGGAGCGCTTCGTTGGCAAGCACtcaggagagaggagaggtgtatgtacagctgTGCGCGAAACTCGTTGATGCTCGGGGTTATCAGAAGCCTTAGAGGCGCGGGCAAAGTAGCGAGCATTTAAGGGAAGCAGAAGGGGGGAGGAGTGCGAACTGGGTGTCTTACGCCTTCCGAAGCCACGGAATGGAGCCTCTTTGCGCTGTATTTGGTCCTCTGGGCGGTCGCACTCTGCCGCTCAGTCCTGCATCGC
Proteins encoded:
- a CDS encoding cytoplasmic dynein intermediate chain (encoded by transcript BESB_028380) produces the protein MSAAEDLGAAAPAVAGDDATVLQDQQRELLRQRLADRQRELEAKRQKLLLLQQEQNAASGLAGDFMGSSEVGKNVASLMGEVMSSLQNLPKPAATAASATAVGGDKAGAPGTKTAAGGRAAALVAKKHRPAVGARGEREGTSVAFKVQRAQNVETTIKAKTVETFEKSVQAEIVIEDDKEQPTAEGKEVHEVAHDAGMQATKEPETAAAKEKEKKEEESPAVVAKTVSEEEKKRILQSPEFEKFFERTTKVVERLLGQEELSGDPFVDYSGVQRTSDASDEKIQRVAAYSVPNLTPERPVLDLRASPHFAEVFLASYGAPEFGGDDAGGCVLLWSLNMNQRPEYTFTCQSQACTAIFNRFQPSVILGGTYSGSIIVWDTRAQSKPVQRTPLSNQGHAHPVYSMELVGTQNAHNLISVDTDGRLCLWSLQMLGAPTETLDLKRGNKEVCIECLAFPDNEVNSLVLGSEDGCILQANIHGNKPGVSEAYESHAGAVTSLKFHPAAAEAGQRHYTDLLLSTSVDWTVKLWSSKQTFAKPLHTFDDYEVYVYDTAWHPTNPSVFSCVDGEGHLDLWNLANDWETPAYRVCKAESRPPVAKNKVVWSGDGRRMMTGDAKGNVEVWSVASEFLQPRGDELAQFDRRIEEAKPDNVPLNSEVANDIAMEFNE